A window from Drosophila kikkawai strain 14028-0561.14 chromosome 2L, DkikHiC1v2, whole genome shotgun sequence encodes these proteins:
- the spz3 gene encoding protein spaetzle 3 yields MALTNFSLPFGALGQPWGVTLAPQHPIHQLASNTNNLLYSPADHQQQHPQQQQSPADNNPEFYKNNPYAPPQSVGGYQYQNTGGRRKQNNNAYLPPTAPNSVRNSVYHIQQQVQQVQQVQQVQQQQQDQQENSVSFQSSSSRASSASGQSSIQLTTQTRGPAEGSYSRFPGQQPGQQPQQQQQPQQKQFFNAHGSASATFTKNTGSFSITSFGSRQPQQQQPPQPQLQQPPPAPPPPRDTQRSRQAKPEAQPAQTYGVAPPDNYPERAPGFTRVQAGQGSRTQVHAVLDYDVEEGEEEDEEEEDGEEGQYYEGQEKDKANNNNQMPTVTPIQGPIYLKNGTVPVVPLFSYPKLNNGSFLQIPIWWTALSVALGLDVRGDVIKGVPCIKRYHQLFCPTAGNSYPIEKIERFIDDNKALMRRMYGDFEMNMEGPGGGGGGSRQQQAKVRKRRFIDEPDIFIPPGAFAANAGEAPVEAGDSYFGQLRKKRQAAAGGSRNRGNGAAAGGGGGSSGNSNANRTPAGNGNGNSGTGRLDACESKIEIVTPYWASNSAGKIRAIVNTQHFEQAIHQEVCSNTQTPRCEGECGCEQKYKWHRLLAYDPDNDCKGIFMDWFLFPSCCVCRCNP; encoded by the exons ATGGCTCTGACCAATTTCTCGCTGCCTTTCGGTGCCCTGGGCCAGCCATGGGGTGTCACCTTGGCGCCCCAGCATCCGATCCATCAGTTGGCCAGCAATACAAATAATCTGCTGTACTCGCCGGCggatcatcagcagcagcatccccagcagcagcagtctcCGGCTGACAACAATCCGGAGTTTTACAAGAACAATCCCTATGCTCCACCACAATCTGTGGGGGGTTATCAATATCAGAATACTGGCGGTCGCCGGAAGCAGAATAATAATGCTTATTTGCCGCCCACGGCACCAAATTCTGTCCGGAATTCGGTTTATCACATCCAGCAGCAGGTGCAACAGGTCCAGCAGGTGCAGCAggtccaacagcagcagcaggatcagCAGGAAAACAGCGTATCCTTCCAGAGTTCTAGCTCTAGAGCGAGCAGTGCCTCGGGCCAGAGCTCCATTCAGCTGACAACGCAAACCCGAGGTCCAGCGGAGGGCTCCTACTCGCGGTTTCCGGGACAGCAGCCAGGACAacaaccgcagcagcagcagcagccacagcagaaGCAGTTCTTCAATGCCCATggcagtgccagtgccactTTCACCAAGAACACTGGCAGCTTTAGTATTACCAGCTTTGGCAGCAGGCaaccgcaacagcagcaaccaccGCAACCGCAGCTCCAACAGCCACCACCTGCTCCACCCCCACCGCGGGATACCCAGCGCTCTAGGCAGGCCAAGCCGGAGGCTCAACCTGCCCAGACCTATGGCGTTGCTCCGCCCGATAATTATCCAGAAAGGGCGCCGGGCTTTACGAGGGTTCAGGCCGGGCAGGGTTCCAGGACTCAGGTGCACGCAGTGCTCGACTATGATGTAGAGGAGGGCGAagaggaggacgaggaggaggaggatggaGAGGAGGGCCAGTACTATGAGGGTCAGGAGAAGG ATAAGGCGAATAATAACAATCAGATGCCAACGGTGACGCCCATCCAGGGACCGATCTACCTGAAGAACGGCACGGTGCCGGTGGTGCCTCTATTTTCCTATCCCAAGCTCAACAACGGATCGTTTCTCCAGATTCCG ATCTGGTGGACGGCTTTGTCGGTGGCTTTGGGCTTGGATGTGAGGGGCGATGTCATCAAGGGAGTGCCATGCATTAAGCGATATCATCAGCTGTTTTGTCCCACGGCCGGAAATAGTTATCCCAT TGAAAAAATCGAACGTTTCATAGACGACAACAAGGCTCTGATGCGAAGGATGTATGGGGACTTCGAGATGAATATGGAAGGacctggcggcggcggaggaggaagTCGTCAGCAGCAGGCCAAGGTGCGAAAGCGTCGGTTCATCGATGAACCGGATATATTTATACCGCCTGGAGCCTTTGCCGCCAATGCTGGGGAAGCCCCAGTGGAAGCTGGCGATAGTTACTTTGGCCAACTACGGAAAAAGCGACAAGCAGCCGCTGGAGGAAGTCGCAATCGAGGCAATGGAGCAGCAGccggaggaggtggtggctcAAGTGGGAATAGCAATGCCAATAGAACTCCTGCCGGCAATGGGAATGGAAATTCTGGTACTGGAAGACTTGATGCCTGCGAATCGAAAATAGAAATTGTGACCCCATATTGGGCATCGAATTCGGCGGGAAAAATCCGAGCCATTGTGAATACACAGCACTTTGAGCAAGCCATCCATCAGGAGGTGTGCAG TAATACCCAAACCCCCCGTTGCGAGGGTGAATGTGGTTGCGAGCAAAAATACAAATGGCATCGATTGCTCGCCTATGATCCCGATAACGATTGCAAGGGCATTTTTATGGATTGGTTCCTGTTTCCTTCGTGCTGTGTCTGTAGATGTAATCCCTAG
- the LOC108079671 gene encoding BTB/POZ domain-containing protein 9 isoform X1, translating to MSLPQLIDDLQRLSEDQDSADVVFICGRDERIYAHRLMLMARCKSFKTAKRGEVCRIPGCTVSPAAPGASTPTTIRLPHVNPELFRQFILYVYTAKLVLQDSQVFQMMMMAQDMGVVELRTACEDHVISTLSVDNACTFLTAVMDIHEKAGAKCAASFMERCIIFIGENAIECVKTNAFLTLTKDAIIKIISSDYFCLEEEEVWRCVLAWAKYQAGVTQPTAHWTEEERARVCQHLSGVMGHVRLLLIDSQVFAEEVEPTGAVPMELSLERYRYAALHANKMMENDKRLQPRLTVAVNMFPGSQILRNDKLPLQTVLNNWYGVPKQTWRLVFRASTHGFDSGSFHRYCDGVAPCMVIGLGAHGEISGGYTDVAWAKTSRKGGYVHSDRAFLFTLNPANGEQPAKFDIVKKPYAICYHPDCGPIFGAGADLLISSNCQTNIDSYSNLPHSYDGPNAAHLTLFGDYNFTISDYEVYTLASPGGGGGAGTGVGGPGHSHNHNQNPAPGVLPTKGKYDRY from the exons ATGAGTCTTCCCCAATTGATCGATGATCTGCAGCGCCTGTCCGAAGATCAGGATAGTGCAGATGTTGTGTTTATTTGCGGCCGAGATGAACGGATTTATGCCCACAGATTGATGCTGATGGCGCG TTGCAAGAGCTTCAAGACCGCCAAGCGGGGTGAGGTGTGCCGGATACCCGGATGCACTGTCTCCCCAGCGGCACCGGGTGCCTCGACGCCAACAACTATAAGATTGCCGCACGTAAATCCCGAGTTATTCAGGCAATTCATACTTTATGTGTACACAGCCAAG ttgGTTTTGCAGGACTCGCAAGTCTTccaaatgatgatgatggcccaGGATATGGGAGTGGTTGAGCTGAGAACAGCCTGTGAGGATCATGTTATATCTACCTTATCGGTGGATAATGCCTGCACATTTTTAACCGCAGTAATGGATATACATGAGAAAGCAG GTGCCAAGTGCGCTGCCTCATTTATGGAACGCTGCATCATCTTCATAGGCGAAAATGCCATTGAATGCGTGAAAACCAATGCCTTTTTGACTTTGACTAAGGATGCCATCATCAAGATTATTTCCTCAGACTAT TTCTGCCTTGAGGAGGAGGAAGTATGGCGCTGTGTCTTGGCCTGGGCCAAATATCAAGCCGGAGTCACCCAACCCACTGCCCATTGGACCGAAGAGGAGCGTGCTCGTGTCTGTCAACATCTAAGCGGTGTTATGGGTCATGTTCGCCTTCTTCTAATCGACAGTCAAGTTTTCGCCGAGGAAGTGGAACCCACGGGGGCAGTGCCCATGGAGCTATCCCTAGAACGCTATCGCTATGCCGCTCTGCATGCCAACAAAATGATGGAGAACGACAAGAGATTACAGCCTCGCTTGACGGTGGCCGTTAATATGTTTCCGGGTTCTCAAATCCTTAGGAATGACAAGTTACCTTTGCAAACGGTGCTCAACAATTGGTATGGAGTGCCGAAGCAAACCTGGAGATTGGTTTTCAGGGCATCCACACATGGCTTTGACTCGGGTTCCTTTCATCGTTACTGTGATGGTGTGGCTCCCTGCATGGTCATTGGTTTGGGTGCTCATGGAGAGATCAGTGGTGGCTATACGGATGTGGCCTGGGCCAAAACAAGTCGCAAGGGTGGCTATGTTCACTCGGATCGAGCTTTTCTTTTTACTTTGAATCCTGCCAATGGCGAGCAGCCTGCCAAATTTGATATTGTGAAGAAACCCTATGCTATATGCTATCATCCAGA TTGCGGTCCCATTTTCGGTGCTGGCGCGGATCTGCTCATCTCCAGCAATTGCCAAACCAATATAGACTCCTATTCAAACCTTCCCCACTCCTATGATGGCCCTAACGCCGCTCACTTGACTTTGTTTGGCGACTACAACTTCACCATCAGCGATTACGAGGTGTACACTCTCGCCTCccctggaggaggaggtggagcaggAACCGGAGTAGGTGGACCTGGTCACAGCCACAATCACAACCAGAACCCAGCTCCTGGGGTGCTGCCCACAAAGGGGAAATACGATAGGTATTAG
- the LOC108079671 gene encoding uncharacterized protein isoform X2 — MERCIIFIGENAIECVKTNAFLTLTKDAIIKIISSDYFCLEEEEVWRCVLAWAKYQAGVTQPTAHWTEEERARVCQHLSGVMGHVRLLLIDSQVFAEEVEPTGAVPMELSLERYRYAALHANKMMENDKRLQPRLTVAVNMFPGSQILRNDKLPLQTVLNNWYGVPKQTWRLVFRASTHGFDSGSFHRYCDGVAPCMVIGLGAHGEISGGYTDVAWAKTSRKGGYVHSDRAFLFTLNPANGEQPAKFDIVKKPYAICYHPDCGPIFGAGADLLISSNCQTNIDSYSNLPHSYDGPNAAHLTLFGDYNFTISDYEVYTLASPGGGGGAGTGVGGPGHSHNHNQNPAPGVLPTKGKYDRY, encoded by the exons ATGGAACGCTGCATCATCTTCATAGGCGAAAATGCCATTGAATGCGTGAAAACCAATGCCTTTTTGACTTTGACTAAGGATGCCATCATCAAGATTATTTCCTCAGACTAT TTCTGCCTTGAGGAGGAGGAAGTATGGCGCTGTGTCTTGGCCTGGGCCAAATATCAAGCCGGAGTCACCCAACCCACTGCCCATTGGACCGAAGAGGAGCGTGCTCGTGTCTGTCAACATCTAAGCGGTGTTATGGGTCATGTTCGCCTTCTTCTAATCGACAGTCAAGTTTTCGCCGAGGAAGTGGAACCCACGGGGGCAGTGCCCATGGAGCTATCCCTAGAACGCTATCGCTATGCCGCTCTGCATGCCAACAAAATGATGGAGAACGACAAGAGATTACAGCCTCGCTTGACGGTGGCCGTTAATATGTTTCCGGGTTCTCAAATCCTTAGGAATGACAAGTTACCTTTGCAAACGGTGCTCAACAATTGGTATGGAGTGCCGAAGCAAACCTGGAGATTGGTTTTCAGGGCATCCACACATGGCTTTGACTCGGGTTCCTTTCATCGTTACTGTGATGGTGTGGCTCCCTGCATGGTCATTGGTTTGGGTGCTCATGGAGAGATCAGTGGTGGCTATACGGATGTGGCCTGGGCCAAAACAAGTCGCAAGGGTGGCTATGTTCACTCGGATCGAGCTTTTCTTTTTACTTTGAATCCTGCCAATGGCGAGCAGCCTGCCAAATTTGATATTGTGAAGAAACCCTATGCTATATGCTATCATCCAGA TTGCGGTCCCATTTTCGGTGCTGGCGCGGATCTGCTCATCTCCAGCAATTGCCAAACCAATATAGACTCCTATTCAAACCTTCCCCACTCCTATGATGGCCCTAACGCCGCTCACTTGACTTTGTTTGGCGACTACAACTTCACCATCAGCGATTACGAGGTGTACACTCTCGCCTCccctggaggaggaggtggagcaggAACCGGAGTAGGTGGACCTGGTCACAGCCACAATCACAACCAGAACCCAGCTCCTGGGGTGCTGCCCACAAAGGGGAAATACGATAGGTATTAG
- the SmE gene encoding probable small nuclear ribonucleoprotein E, translating into MSFKGNPKVQKVMVQPINLIFRYLQNRSRVQVWLYENISLRIEGHIVGFDEYMNLVLDDAEEVYVKTRQRKNLGRIMLKGDNITLIQNVNPTKD; encoded by the coding sequence atgTCGTTCAAAGGCAATCCCAAGGTGCAAAAGGTGATGGTCCAGCCCATCAACCTGATCTTCCGCTACCTGCAGAACCGTTCCCGCGTCCAGGTCTGGCTCTACGAGAACATCTCGCTGCGCATCGAGGGCCACATCGTGGGCTTTGACGAGTACATGAACCTGGTGCTGGACGACGCCGAGGAAGTCTATGTGAAGACGCGCCAACGCAAGAATCTGGGCAGGATAATGCTGAAGGGCGATAACATAACGCTAATACAGAATGTGAATCCCACAAAGGATTAG
- the LOC108079673 gene encoding mitochondrial import inner membrane translocase subunit Tim13 encodes MAMANVDKGELMDQVKQQIAVANAQELLQQMTQKCFKKCINKPGTSLDSSEQKCISMCMDRFMDSWNLISRTYGQRLQREQSKF; translated from the exons ATGGCAATGGCGAATGTGGACAAAGGAGAGCTGATGGACCAGGTGAAGCAACAGATTGCCGTTGCGAATGCCCAGGAATTGCTCCAACAAATGACGCAAAAGTGCTTTAAAAAGTGTATCAACAAGCCGGGCACCTCGCTCGATTCCTCCGAACAG AAATGCATTTCCATGTGCATGGACCGGTTTATGGACTCGTGGAACCTCATCTCGCGGACGTACGGCCAGAGATTACAGCGAGAACAATCCAAATTCTAG
- the LOC108079559 gene encoding C-type lectin 37Da-like, with protein sequence MYTGFYIFLGILSVSLTFNIKTNVTDGIPEQLNVPTRPFKKIGDGYYYIQGAKKVNWFAAAQECAERGAELVDFKTLDEFNILNRYLNDSYTHIMFWTSGTNLADPKSYVWGDGKPIDLDIWYPGEPNNLNGTENCAELGHDDFPAKAFGLNDINCLSERLYICKARQPKTVSVVVW encoded by the exons ATGTACACTGGATTCTACATTTTTTTGGGAATACTCTCTGTGTCCTTGACCtttaatatcaaaaccaatgtGACAGATG GAATTCCTGAGCAACTGAATGTACCCACCAGACCCTTTAAAAAGATCGGCGATGGCTATTACTATATACAGGGGGCAAAAAAGGTTAACTGGTTTGCCGCCGCCCAAGAATGTGCAGAGCGGGGTGCCGAGCTAGTAGACTTCAAAACCCTTGATGAATTCAATATCCTGAATCGCTATCTCAATGACTCATACACTCATATAATGTTCTGGACCTCTGGCACTAACCTGGCTGACCCCAAATCATACGTTTGGGGCGATGGAAAACCGATCGATTTGGATATATGGTACCCAGGAGAGCCAAATAACTTAAACGGTACCGAGAACTGTGCTGAACTGGGCCACGATGATTTCCCGGCGAAGGCATTTGGGTTGAAtgatataaattgtttatcaGAGAGGCTCTATATTTGCAAGGCGCGACAGCCAAAGACAGTATCCGTTGTAGTCTGGTag
- the LOC108079524 gene encoding serine protease inhibitor 42Dd-like encodes MKYFLCLIFLATSVAGRFDNEYYQLLAKENADKNLITSPLALKIVLALAYEGAKDNTAVELKNVLDLAEREDVAGQYKAFFKVLAKREANLAIDIANSIYVNEKFHIIPEFSKLVTESFKSQAVGISLGNAEKSAEIVNNWVKEKTRDKIPNAVTAKNIDAKLQILLVNAFSFKGNWLFKFHAMKTKNENFTPASGKVAPVKIMSQYGFFKAADWPEIDAKVLQLPYHKSSLSMFIFLPNKPNGLGALENKIGDFNYTNLTSRRVHIKLPKFKIDFAAELSGILKKLGIVDAFGANANLQDLVQEKGAAISKVIQKGLIEVNEEGSGFISMIGIRDSFISIKPLLSPLDFQAVHPFAYVIRDEKSIYFQGHFVKPE; translated from the exons ATGAAGTACTTTTTGT GTCTTATTTTTTTGGCCACGTCTGTGGCAGGCCGTTTTGACAATGAATACTATCAACTTTTGGCCAAGGAAAATGCGGATAAGAATTTAATCACATCACCGCTTGCCCTCAAGATCGTCTTGGCCCTGGCTTACGAGGGAGCCAAGGACAACACGGCCGTGGaactgaaaaatgttttagaTTTGGCAGAAAGGGAAGATGTGGCTGGCCAGTACAAAGCGTTTTTCAAGGTTCTGGCAAAGCGTGAGGCAAATCTGGCCATTGATATTGCCAATAGCATTTATGTAAATGAAAAATTCCATATAATTCCCGAGTTTAGCAAGTTGGTCACGGAGTCCTTCAAATCGCAAGCTGTAGGCATTAGTTTGGGGAATGCCGAAAAGAGTGCagaaattgttaataattggGTCAAGGAAAAGACGCGTGACAAGATCCCGAATGCCGTTACGGCCAAGAATATCGATGCAAAACTTCAAATTTTGCTGGTAAATGCTTTTTCGTTCAAAGGAAATTGGCTGTTTAAGTTTCATGcgatgaaaacaaaaaacgaaaacttcACACCGGCATCTGGCAAGGTAGCTCCCGTCAAGATAATGTCGCAATATGGATTCTTTAAAGCCGCCGACTGGCCCGAAATTGATGCCAAAGTCTTGCAGTTACCCTATCACAAGTCGAGCCTCTCCATGTTCATCTTTCTACCCAACAAACCCAATGGCCTGGGTGCTTTGGAGAATAAAATTGGGGATTTCAATTACACAAATCTGACTAGCAGACGGGTGCACATAAAGCTGCCAAAGTTCAAGATTGATTTTGCAGCAGAACTTTCCGGCATTCTCAAAAAG TTGGGCATCGTCGACGCTTTTGGTGCTAATGCCAATTTGCAAGATCTTGTGCAAGAGAAAGGTGCTGCGATCAGTAAAGTCATCCAGAAAGGCCTCATTGAGGTCAATGAGGAGGGTTCTGGATTTATTTCCATGATAG GGATTCGTGATTCCTTTATTTCCATTAAGCCCCTACTTAGTCCTTTGGACTTTCAAGCCGTTCATCCCTTTGCCTATGTCATTCGGGATGAGAAATCCATTTATTTCCAAGGACACTTTGTCAAGCCGGAGTGA